The region TATTTCTTTTGAGAATGTAAAATGGTAGCACTTTTTTGCTAACAGTTGTCACAGAGAGGTGTTGCATCCTTCTAAAAGCTGACttatatgaaattaaatatatgtcCCAGTTACCAAAATAATGAGTGatgtgcaataaaaaatatttctgtgcttGTGATTAGTGatttttacttaaaatgttTCTTGGCTTTacacatgtttatttaaataaagtcaAAAGGAACAAGGAAGAGTCATAAGCTGGCCATCAGTCTATTCTTTAATAGTTCCTTTGCTTTCACATTGTAATTCCACAAATGATCACTTGAGGGCAGATTTTGGCACCGTGACTGTTTGCAGAAACAATCACTGGAAATAAATTATCCTTGTAGAGTTTGCTTCGCTCAGTCATCACACAGGCAGCTGTGCAGTTTATGAAAATTAGAATTTTCAGATGCCGTCTGCTTCCTGATAGAATGTCGAGACATCGGATCCTGAATGCTATCTGTATAGAACACTTAATCCAGgccaattctgtttttttttttttcagttaaataaaaTCCACATAGGTTATTTTGAAAGACGTGTGATAGCTTGTGATAATGGGCAAGTGTAACGATGTATAAAAAGTCTTGAATAGGAAGCCTGAATGTTTACACAGTGCACTGTGCATTGTTTTCACTGTTTTCCCTCTTCACGGAATCAAGTTGACTAAGAACTAAAAAGCACCTGCTGTACAAGTGCACATACGTGTTCCTTGGTTTAAGAATGGATAGTAAGATATTATAGCTTTGTGCTTTATAGTGATCAGGAAATCCCCTGGCTGAGCAATGGCGTGTCCTATTCTATCAGAGTAcattgttttgattgtttttctccattttaaacGGTTGGGAAAAATTCACCAGGAAATCTACCCTGTAAAATCCCAATCCCGGTTCTCTCAGGCTTCAACCCAGATGATCTGCAGAAATGTTGCTAATGTCGTGCTTTTCTCGAACATTGCCTCTTCCATTGCTGCTGCTCACAGACCCCCCACAAACTACTTAACAGTTCAGATTTTCAGCTGAAGGAGCGTAGTGTTACATTGCCAAATGTCCTTAAAATCGAAATGGTGACAGTGAGGAGAGCTTTCTTTTCTGCCAAGGCAATTCATGATTTACTGGAATGGACAACAAATTAATGAGTATttgattttcacaatttttgcAAGTCTTCTCAGCTTTGCCTGAGACcatgttgcattaaaaaatgaagagactCATCAATTTATCAAGACCATTTATTaagatgtataaaaatgtaatactattacaaactataataataaaacagctcCCCACAAACACATTGAAACAATGTTGCAGTTGGACATATTCTCAAAATGAAGGCAGGTTTTATTCTCCTTATTTTAAAGgagtattttaaaaagtagaattttcactttcatacatttctaaaaagctatttttgttgttggagTGCCAGGGATGGGCGCAACtcacacaattcatttttttaaattggtgaCTGAGGAAAACCTAGAGTACAGAGATCTGATCTACTGTCCACAGCTGTATTCAGCATGCGAGCAATGGGTATCTGGCCGGGTGTGAATTAGCATAAGTTCAGTCTAATTCCTCATGTTCGAAACTGAGGAGTGCTTTTACGTCAGCCCTTTCCCACCAGTTATACAATGGAGATAGGAAACAAGTATCACTGACCTTTGCAAGACAACTAGGTACAAACAGCCAAAGAAGCTTCCAGAAGAGCTTGGGGAAAGTCCGCTTGGCAGCACTTGATGAGAGAATCTGATGAGTGAATTTCTCCATCACAGAAAACAGGGTCATGACGGCAGAGCCCTTTTCAGGAACCCAAAAGAGTGTGGGGTAGAGTCTGTATCGGAGCCAGAGGGAATGTGTAATTCTATCTGTGCTGACATGAGGAGGTGCTTTCAATAGGCCCTTTATCGCCTCTTTGCTGGTTTTTAGAACAGAATCATCCACAACCTATTCGGTACCTATGTACGGAATCCTGGTCCAGGTTGCACGGAAAATGTATCACGTTTAACATCATTAAATCCAGTTTCAGCCAGTTGTAGCAACTTGATAGagaatttgtgtatatagttgtGTGATATCTAGAGCAAGCTTTGTGTTGTAAATTTGCTCTGTGTGattggggttggggaggggtgaACCGGCTCTAGTTTAGAGGCACACAGTGGCTTTGTTGTGTCCTGGTTTGCAGGGAGTCACTGGGCAACATgtgaacactgacactgactgtCCACTGTCACCGGATTATCCATTATAGATTGACCGCCTTCTATGATATCACCAAGCACTGTAGCAAAAGCAACAGACCCAaccattaatttttcatttatttgtaatgaatGGCTTCGTGCAACTATAGtccttttaaaaagcattttgctctgaacatttcacttttaTATAAAGTGCTGCATTTGTGAAAAGCTCAATGTAAATAAAATCCtcatatttcttcttttttcatcattattattaatgcatTAAAGGGACAGTGGTAGTTGTGGATGGTTAGGAATGcagaattttgtgtgtgtgtcctatgATGAGAGTTGTAGTTGCCATTCCCATCGCTAGCAAGTTTCTTCTTTGTCTGACTTTACTTCTCAGCTTCCCTTCATACAGACTGAATATTCTGACAACTATCAGAAGGGCAAATGTAACTTGGACTGTCTACTGTCAGGAAGCTTCAGCTAGAAGAGGCATCCAAACCAAATACTGTTGAGCAAAAGGGCCAACTGTGTACTTTTACATCCTCACCAGTTTTCAAAGTGTGATCACATATCAGCATTGGACATATTAGTCCCCCATGGTTCAGATGTAGTAAGGATGATGACTAAGAAAGAATGAATTAGATATGACGACCATTGCTTGGCTTGGACACCCTTTCAGGTTCCGCTTCCTTAGGCACAAGGAGGAAGACAGAGGCGGTAGAAGCTGATCTCTACTCTCTACTGCATTCCAGATTAACTGGGCAATGGATACCAAGGATTTGTGTTTCTGCAAATACCTCTACCCAGTGCAGCACATGACAGCGCTCAGTTTTACGGCATATCTCCCGACTCTAGCTATTTGGCTCCTGGTGGGGATTATGGTCTGGGATCTTATATATATTGTaaggctgagggagggagggcggcaGCGGCGCGGAGGCAATGGAGCGAGCGGGTGTCTGGCGGGTGAGGGCCCGGATCAGCTTGGAGCGGTAGTGGTCCCCGGCCAGGAAGTAGAGAATGGGATCGATGCAGCTGTTGACGCTAGCCAGCGGGCGTGTGATCTTGTAGGCAAAGTTAACGACGTTCAGCGCAGAGCAGTCGGCGCCCAGCACTCGGTACGCGTAGTACAGGGTACGTGTCACGTGGAAGGGCACGAAGCACACGGCAAACACCGCCAGCACCACCACAATCAGCGTGACGGACTTCCTGCGGGAAGACCCTCGGTGCTGGCCCGGGGAGAGACCGCGTCTGGGGCGGCACAGGGCCCGCGCCATCAGGCAGTAGCACACCACGATCACCAGGAAGGGAACGCCGAAGAGCATGGTCATTACGGCCGAACTGTAGTTCACGTACCCCTCGAAGTCCTGGGGCCTGGTGGTGTCGTGGCACAGCGTGTCGCCGTCCCGCCGGCTGGTGGTGACGAAAATGAGGTTCGGCACCAGGCAGGCGGTGACGGCGGCCCACACCAGGCCGCACACGACCTGGGCGGCGCGGGGCTTCACCGCGGCGAGGGACCAGATGGGGTGGCAGATGCCTAGGTAACGGTGCACGCTGATGCAGGTGAGGAAGAGAATGCTGGAGTACAGGTTGGCGTAGAACATGAAACGTACCATCTTGCAAAGGGCCACCCCGAAGGGCCAGTGGCTGCGGTTGCCGTAGTAGTAGATGAGCGTGGGCAGGGAGAGCACGTACAGCGTGTCTGACACGGCCAGGTGGAACATGAACACGGTCCCGGCCTTCCAGGGCCGCATTTTgaacacaaacatccacaggGCCATGGAGTTGAGGACCAACCCCAGGACACACACCAGGCTGTACGACGCGGGCAGCAAGACGTACTTGAACTCCTCATCGAAGCGACAGCTAGCGTTTGCTTCTCCAGCTCCCTCCGATGGCCGGGTGGTGAACAGCGCTGACACATCTGTCTGATTGTCCACATAAAACAATATAGAATTCATCCTCTATCTCCAAGCAGGTGCTTCTGGGTGTGACATTCATAAATATTCTAGAAGGGGAAAGTTTAAAAGTATTTAATCAGTGCCCAATCATTTAGATAATAACATTTAGGAGACAATATAAACCATATGCATGTTGTTTCCTGTAAAGAAAATCCTCTTTGAtgtaatattgaaaaaaaacaccactgtgCAAAACTGAATCTTTGAAAAAAGTGCATAGCTTCAAAAACATGTGATATAAAAATTCCTTTTTGTGGTACccataaaatacagtatgtacatggGTCTTAATATGGCTGGACTCCCCGTTCCATGTGTAATGTGACCA is a window of Anguilla rostrata isolate EN2019 chromosome 9, ASM1855537v3, whole genome shotgun sequence DNA encoding:
- the LOC135263076 gene encoding P2Y purinoceptor 4-like produces the protein MNSILFYVDNQTDVSALFTTRPSEGAGEANASCRFDEEFKYVLLPASYSLVCVLGLVLNSMALWMFVFKMRPWKAGTVFMFHLAVSDTLYVLSLPTLIYYYGNRSHWPFGVALCKMVRFMFYANLYSSILFLTCISVHRYLGICHPIWSLAAVKPRAAQVVCGLVWAAVTACLVPNLIFVTTSRRDGDTLCHDTTRPQDFEGYVNYSSAVMTMLFGVPFLVIVVCYCLMARALCRPRRGLSPGQHRGSSRRKSVTLIVVVLAVFAVCFVPFHVTRTLYYAYRVLGADCSALNVVNFAYKITRPLASVNSCIDPILYFLAGDHYRSKLIRALTRQTPARSIASAPLPPSLPQPYNIYKIPDHNPHQEPNS